CGGACTACCAGGCCATCGGCCCCGGTGGCGGAATATAACCAAATCACCGTATCCAAGGGACAACGCATGCAGTTGCAGCTGTCTGATGGCACCAGGGTATGGCTGAACGGCAATACGGAATTACGCTACCCTACCGCCTTTAACAACCGTACGCGGGAAGTGGAGATCACCGGCGCCGCTTATTTCGATGTAGCAGCAAATGCGGACAAACCATTTATAGTAAAAACGCCGGATTACAGCGTGAGGGTATTAGGCACCGAATTCAGGGTACTGGCCTATCCCGGTAATCCCTTATCTGTAACAACACTCGTAAAAGGAGCCATACAGATAGAAAATTACGACGCCACCGGCAACAAGCAGGTACTGAAAGCAGGCCATGAAGCTATTTTTAACAGGGACAATAAAAGTATCAGTATTCAACCATCGGATCTGACCAGGAATATGCAGATGAAAGGTGAAGCCCTTTCCTTTAAAGGCATTACCATGAAAGACCTGGCACAGAAACTTGAAGTGATTTATGGCATTAAGATCAAACTGGCAGACGACAGCCTGAAAAATCTGAAGTTCACGGGGAAATTTTACGACGACGAAACAATCTGGAAAGCACTGGACGTCATCCGTCTTACCACACCTGTTATCTACACGTACACTGGAAACGAAATATTTA
The genomic region above belongs to Chitinophaga sp. 180180018-3 and contains:
- a CDS encoding FecR domain-containing protein; translation: MHPIDQTDWELISRYLGGTASETEIEQVKAWAALAPANTQLLEEMQQLWEQSAEAAVYEQIDLESEWARMQEQMNDGRKMQPTRKRYGNWWKWAAVFLLLAGSGWWAFRTTRPSAPVAEYNQITVSKGQRMQLQLSDGTRVWLNGNTELRYPTAFNNRTREVEITGAAYFDVAANADKPFIVKTPDYSVRVLGTEFRVLAYPGNPLSVTTLVKGAIQIENYDATGNKQVLKAGHEAIFNRDNKSISIQPSDLTRNMQMKGEALSFKGITMKDLAQKLEVIYGIKIKLADDSLKNLKFTGKFYDDETIWKALDVIRLTTPVIYTYTGNEIFINWQQQATTPH